One Solanum lycopersicum chromosome 2, SLM_r2.1 genomic region harbors:
- the LOC101249219 gene encoding calcium uptake protein, mitochondrial-like isoform X2: MHSSAFFRTSKPAIRVVTAAQNPLFLRSIFTKSNASDENPTVFGSGFVIAASTIALYYISSSSHHISYADSGQDIGKKSTFLFGDSYRKKVFFKYEKRLRLQSPPEKVFEYFASYRKPGGEVYMTPGDLMRAVVPVFPPSQTTGIRGGNLKGESASSELHCAPSQFFMLFDTDNDGLISFPEYIFFVTLLSIPEPSFSQAFQMFDIDNDGGVDKEEFKRMMELMRTSNRQGARHRNGMRFGLKVTGSVDEGGLLEYFFGKDGKGRLEQEKFVQFLRDLHNEISRLEFAHYDYKSQGSISAKDFALSMVASADISHIDKFLDRVEDLDDEKQLRDVCITFKEFMNLAELRKELPSFSQSILSYAKSGVLSKQELKLAANQIVMGL, encoded by the exons ATGCATTCTTCAGCATTTTTCAGAACATCTAAGCCGGCAATTCGAGTCGTTACTGCTGCTCAAAATCCACTATTTCTCCGTTCCATCTTCACCAAATCAAATGCCTCTGATGAAAATCCGACAGTTTTCGGTTCTGGCTTCGTTATTGCTGCATCAACCATAGCTCTCTATTACATTTCATCTTCTTCTCATCATATTTCTTATGCCGATTCTGGACAAGACATCGGCAAGAAGTCCACCTTTTTATTTGGAG ATTCATACCGGAAAAAAGTTTTCTTCAAGTATGAGAAACGGCTGAGATTGCAAAGTCCTCCTGAAAAG GTGTTTGAGTACTTTGCATCTTACCGAAAACCAGGTGGGGAAGTGTATATGACTCCAGGGGACTTAATGCGAGCAGTTGTTCCAGTTTTTCCACCATCTCAAACAACTGGTATTAGAGGAGGTAATCTCAAAGGAGAATCCGCTTCAAGCGAGCTACATTGTGCTCCTTCACAATTTTTCATGCTCTTTGATACAGATAATGATGGACTTATATCATTTCCAGA GTACATATTTTTCGTCACACTATTGAGCATCCCGGAACCTAGCTTTTCGCAAGCATTTCAAATGTTTGACATTGACAATGACGG GGGAGTTGACAAGGAAGAATTTAAGAGAATGATGGAACTGATGCGAACTTCTAATAGACAAGGTGCTCGACATAGAAATGGAATGCGATTTGGATTGAAAGTCACAGGTTCAGTAGATGAAGGAGGTCTATTGGAGTACTTTTTTGGTAAAGATGGCAAAGGGAGACTTGAGCAAGAAAAATTTGTTCAATTCTTAAGAGATTTACATAATGAA ATATCGCGATTAGAATTTGCCCATTATGACTATAAGTCACAAGGAAGCATTTCTGCTAAAGATTTTGCTTTATCAATGGTTGCATCTGCTGATATAAGTCACATCGACAAGTTTCTTGACCGAGTAGAAGATCTGGATGATGAAAAACAGCTTAGAGATGTATGCATTACATTCAAGGAATTCATGAACCTAGCTGAGCTACGCAAAGAACTACCATCATTTTCACAGTCCATCTTAAGCTATGCGAAAAGTGGAGTTTTGTCAAAACAAGAGTTGAAATTAGCTGCTAATCAA ATTGTGATGGGACTTTAA
- the LOC101249219 gene encoding calcium uptake protein, mitochondrial-like isoform X1: protein MHSSAFFRTSKPAIRVVTAAQNPLFLRSIFTKSNASDENPTVFGSGFVIAASTIALYYISSSSHHISYADSGQDIGKKSTFLFGDSYRKKVFFKYEKRLRLQSPPEKVFEYFASYRKPGGEVYMTPGDLMRAVVPVFPPSQTTGIRGGNLKGESASSELHCAPSQFFMLFDTDNDGLISFPEYIFFVTLLSIPEPSFSQAFQMFDIDNDGGVDKEEFKRMMELMRTSNRQGARHRNGMRFGLKVTGSVDEGGLLEYFFGKDGKGRLEQEKFVQFLRDLHNEISRLEFAHYDYKSQGSISAKDFALSMVASADISHIDKFLDRVEDLDDEKQLRDVCITFKEFMNLAELRKELPSFSQSILSYAKSGVLSKQELKLAANQVCNISLSDNVVDLIFFMFDLDCDGTLSSDEFLRVLQRREQESSQTRESSFVGFFSGWLDSTNK, encoded by the exons ATGCATTCTTCAGCATTTTTCAGAACATCTAAGCCGGCAATTCGAGTCGTTACTGCTGCTCAAAATCCACTATTTCTCCGTTCCATCTTCACCAAATCAAATGCCTCTGATGAAAATCCGACAGTTTTCGGTTCTGGCTTCGTTATTGCTGCATCAACCATAGCTCTCTATTACATTTCATCTTCTTCTCATCATATTTCTTATGCCGATTCTGGACAAGACATCGGCAAGAAGTCCACCTTTTTATTTGGAG ATTCATACCGGAAAAAAGTTTTCTTCAAGTATGAGAAACGGCTGAGATTGCAAAGTCCTCCTGAAAAG GTGTTTGAGTACTTTGCATCTTACCGAAAACCAGGTGGGGAAGTGTATATGACTCCAGGGGACTTAATGCGAGCAGTTGTTCCAGTTTTTCCACCATCTCAAACAACTGGTATTAGAGGAGGTAATCTCAAAGGAGAATCCGCTTCAAGCGAGCTACATTGTGCTCCTTCACAATTTTTCATGCTCTTTGATACAGATAATGATGGACTTATATCATTTCCAGA GTACATATTTTTCGTCACACTATTGAGCATCCCGGAACCTAGCTTTTCGCAAGCATTTCAAATGTTTGACATTGACAATGACGG GGGAGTTGACAAGGAAGAATTTAAGAGAATGATGGAACTGATGCGAACTTCTAATAGACAAGGTGCTCGACATAGAAATGGAATGCGATTTGGATTGAAAGTCACAGGTTCAGTAGATGAAGGAGGTCTATTGGAGTACTTTTTTGGTAAAGATGGCAAAGGGAGACTTGAGCAAGAAAAATTTGTTCAATTCTTAAGAGATTTACATAATGAA ATATCGCGATTAGAATTTGCCCATTATGACTATAAGTCACAAGGAAGCATTTCTGCTAAAGATTTTGCTTTATCAATGGTTGCATCTGCTGATATAAGTCACATCGACAAGTTTCTTGACCGAGTAGAAGATCTGGATGATGAAAAACAGCTTAGAGATGTATGCATTACATTCAAGGAATTCATGAACCTAGCTGAGCTACGCAAAGAACTACCATCATTTTCACAGTCCATCTTAAGCTATGCGAAAAGTGGAGTTTTGTCAAAACAAGAGTTGAAATTAGCTGCTAATCAA GTTTGCAACATATCACTTAGCGATAACGTGGTggatttgatatttttcatgtttgatttaGATTGTGATGGGACTTTAAGTTCAGATGAGTTCCTAAGAGTGCTTCAAAGAAGAGAGCAAGAAAGTTCACAAACAAGAGAGTCAAGTTTTGTAGGTTTCTTCTCTGGCTGGCTGGACTCAACAAATAAGTAG